The genomic window GTCACCACCGCACACGCGACCGAACCCCGGCTCAATGACGCGTTCCGGGAGTATGCCCAGGCCCGCGGGTTCGCTGTTGACCCGACGCGGGTCCGCAGCCCCAAAGATAAGCCGCGGGTAGAACGCATGGTGCAGTACGTGCGGTCGAATTTCTATGCCGGAGAACACTTCCGGGATCTCGGGGATTGCCGGGAACGGGCGCGGCTGTGGTGTGCGCAGACCGCCGGGTTGCGGATTCATGGCACCACCCGGCTGCGCCCGGCCGAGGTGTTCGCCGCCGAGGAACTCCCTGCGCTGGGACCGGTGCCTGAGGATGTGTTCGACATCCCGGTCTGGACCCATCCCAAGGTCGCCTCAGACCGGCATGTGCAGATCGCCAAAGCGCTCTACAGCGTGCCCGGCGAGTTGGTCGGCAAGCGGATCGAGGCCCGCACGGATGCGCACGCGGTGAAGCTGTACTGGCGTGGTGAGTTGATCAAGGTCCACCCCGTCATGGCCCCGGGCCGGCGGCACACCGACCCCGCTGATCTGCCCGCGCACGTGTCGGTCTATGCGATGCGCGACATCAATGCGCTGCAGCGCAAGGCTGCTGCCCACGGCACCCACGTCGGCACCTACGCCGCCGCCGTGTTGGAACACCCGCTGCCGTGGACCAAGATGCGCCAGGTCTATCGGCTGCTGGGGCTGGTGCGCCGCCACAGCGCCGCCGCCGTGGAGGACGCCTGCCGGCGTGCCTTGGATGCCGAAGTCATCGACGTCGGACTGATCGAGCGGATCGTGACCCGCGGCGGCGGTGAACAGATGCCCCTGATACCGAAACCACCCGGGGCGGCGTCCAGGTTCGTGCGGGATGGCTCCGACTTCTCGGTCCGCAGGCCCTCATGAGCCCGGCCCGCCCCGATGCCGTGCCGGCGGTCAAACCGATCGAGGTCTCCGGCGAGCTCAAAGCGTTGATGCGCCGCCTCAAACTCGGTCAGCTGCTCGACACCCTCCCGGAGCGGCTGGCGCTGGCCCGCACCAACCGGCTGCCGCACCACGACTTTTTGGAGCTGTTGTTCGCTGATGAGGTCACCCGCCGCGACCGCGAGTCCGCGACGCGGCGGGCCAAGGCTGCCCACCTCGATCCTGCGATGCAACTCCAAGCCTGGGACGACTCCACCGCCGTGGCGTTCGATCAGCAATTGTGGGCCGAGCTGATCTCGCTGCGGTTCCTCGCCGATGCCTACAACGTGCTCGTCATGGGCCCGGTCGGCGTGGGAAAGACGTTCCTGGCCAACGCCTTAGGCCACATCGCGGTACGACGGCTTCACAGCGTGCACACCGAACGGGCCGACAAACTGTTCAAACGCCTGCGTGGAGCACGCCTGGACGGCAGCTACGAAGACGAGATGCGCAAACTGCACCGCGTCGAGCTATTGATCATCGACGATCTGGCACTGCACCGCCTGGAAGCCACCGAGACTACCGACTTCTACGAGATCATCGTCGAACGCCACCGCAAGGCTTCGACGATCATCACCAGCAACCGCGAACCGCCCGAGATCCTGACCATGATGGCCGATCCTCTGCTGGCTCAATCCGCGATGGACCGCCTGCAATCAGCGGCCTACGAACTCGTCGTCGAAGGCCAGTCCTACCGGCAACGCCAAAAGCCCCGACCGGAAAAGCCGGCCCCTCCGACTCCGTCGGATTGACCGGCAACCACCCCATCGGTCACCATCAACGCACGGCCTACAACCGGAACAACCCGGTCCCATGCTCATGGCAAACCAGAGGTCCCATCACCCTGGCAGGCGACAACAAATGCGTCCGCCGCCGCGGGCAGTTGCTGTATGGCGCGGGAACCCTTGCGCACCACGGTGATCAGTTGTTGGCCTGGGTCGACATCGCACTGGCGAACCCCCAGCAGCTCGGACGCGCGGGCTCCCGTTGAGATCCAGAATGCAACCATTGCTCGGTCCCGATTCGACGGCAGCGCGGTGAACAGCGTGTTGAACCGATCGTCGGGTATCGCCCGCGGAATCCGCTGCGGCATTTTGGGGCGATAGCGCCCTACACGGTCGTGCTTCCAGGCCTCCATCGGGTTGTGGTGGGCATTCGCCCGCTCCGACCGACGTGCGATATCGAGGGGAAACGGATTCAAGATCGGTCCGGCACCGAGGTCACGCTGGAAGTCGTAGAAGCCGCGTAGCACCGTCTCGCTGTGAGCGATCGTCGCCGGGGCATACCCGGGGCCGAGGGCGGCCTTGCCCGTTACGGGGTTCGGCGGCCCAACCGACTCCACGGTTGCAACCACTTGGTCCGACGATGGCCTTCTCCGGTGTTTGACCGTCAGCTGAATCCAACAGCTGAAATCGCGCGCTTCGATCCGCGTCGCGCGGCGCCAATCGACATCGACCGCGCCGAGGAATCTCCACCACCGCAGCAAGTCCATGCCGTAGGAACGCAGCGTCGCTGGAGAACGCCCAGCCGCGAGCAGCTCCCGTAGAAACGCGGCCACTGATTCCACGACGGCGCCCTCGGCGTCGATCAACCGGTAAGGCTCACCCAGATCGCCGGTTGAGGCGAGCTCCCCACAGCGAGAAACAACAAGACGGGCTACATCCCTGGTTTGTACTGGCTCTTGGTTCATGGCCGAAAGCTATCGGGGCCGGCGCATTACGCCGCGCCACGCCACGCGGCTGGGCCAGTTAGTTCAGTCAACGGTGCGTTGGCGTGCGGGCAGCTCTGCTGCACCGGCAGTCCGCAGTAGCCGTTGGGTAGGGCCTGGGTGGCTCGGCCGAGGCGCTGTTTGGCCCAGGCGGCCGCGGCGATCGGACCGGACGGGTCGAAAATGATTGTGGTGCGGTGGATGTCGACCTTGCGGGCCGCCTCCCACTGGCGGCGCACGGTGGTGTCGTGCAGGCGGGCGTAATGCCCGGTCATCTGCGCGGAGTCGTGGTCCAGGATGCGTCGCACGACCTCTTGTGGGACGTCGCGGTTGATCAGCCGGGTGCCCAGGGTGTGGCGCCACTGGTGCGGGGTTAGGTGCACCGGCTGGCCGTGCTCGTCACGGATGTCGCAGACGGACAGCCAGCGCAACAGCGCCATCCGGTAGGTGGGGCTGGCGATCGGGTGGGTGCCGTCAATGTTCTTCGTCGGCCGTGGGAACAACACCGGCGTGCCTGCCGGCCAACGCTGGGCGGTGCGGTTGCGATGTTCGGCGGTGAGCTCGCGCAACTGCACGTCGATGGGCACCAACGCGTCGCGTTTCATCTTGTGGTTGAGGTAGCGCAGATACGGAGCACCTTCGGCGTCGGCGACCACACAATCGCGGCGCAGCCGTAGCGCATCGGTGATCCGTAGCCCGCAACGCATCAAGATGATCGTGATCAACCGGTGGGCAGGATCGGTGAATCGGGCGAGGTTGTCGGGATCCTCGAGCTGAGCCATGACCTGTTCGGCCAGTGCCCGAGGCAACCGTTCGTCGCGTTTCGGGTAGTCCTCGGCGAAGAACATCGCGTCTGCGGGAAGGTCTGTGTCCCAACGGTGTTGGCGAACGGCGGCGAAGAACCGGTTGAGCAGCCCGATATGGGTCCCGCGACGTTGGGCACCGATGGAGTCGCCGCGCAGGTTGGCCAGATAGCGCTCCAGCACCGGCCGGTCGATCCGGTCGATGCTCTCGACGCCGATGTCGGCGAGGAACCCGGCGAAGCGGGTGAGCACAACGACCGGCCTGCCGCCGCCGGCTTCCAGGCCCAATCCGGTCGACAGCCGCCACCGGGCCCACCGCTTGGCCAGATCCCGCAGCCACGGCTGCGGAATACCGCCGAACCGCAGCGTGCGGTCTCCGTCGTAGCCGAGCCGGCGCATGCGCCAGACATCGCGCGGGTATTCGGCGTCCCAGCCGCCGGCTTCGGCCAGGTCGGCGATCACCCGGGATGCGTAGCTGAGGAACCCACGGGAGCGAGTGTCATTGATCGTCGACCGAGCCCAGTCGTGCCAGATGTCCTCGTCGTGGTTGAGCAGGGAGCCCACGCCTATTGCGGCCAGTGCCTTCACGACGCGCATGACCACGTCCGGGGTCAGCTTGCCCTGCCGATCGTCGTGACGGCGTTGCAGCACGTACTGCAGTTCCAGCTTCAGCTGACCGGTCAGCCGGTCGAGCCGGATCTGCTCGCTGGCCAGCGGGGTTTCGGCGGCGAAGCGGTCGGCGAACTCGTCAATGTCGGGTCTGCCGTTGACCCTTCCAGGTATTGGTGTGGGTTTGGCAGAACGCAGACGTGCCCTGCGGCCAGAGCTCGCAATGCGGGATGCGGCAGGTCGCGCCCGGCGCTGGCTGCTTGAACGGCTGTGGTTCGGCCAGCCATCCCGCCAGGCTGGGGCGCCCGGCTCGTTCCCATCGTTGCGCGTGCAGCCCGCACATGCCGCCACGGGCAGAGCCGTAACCGCAACCGGGCACCCGGCAGCGCTGGTTGGGTTGTCGCCGCCGCCACCGCGGATCGGTCGACACGGCGAACCGCTCCAGCGACGGACGCCCCTCTTCATGCCACCGTTGCCGATGTCCTTCACACAGGCCGCGTCCACGGGCGGTTCGCTCGCACCCCTCAACCCGGCACTCGGCTCCACCAAACACCGGATCCTCGGGCCCGAATTCCAGTACATTGCTGCGGAATTCGTTGCGGACCTCGGCCATCAGCTTGCCCAGCAGCCCCGACGGGCCGGCAGGCTTGAGCGACGGCGCCCTCACAGCCGCACCTGCCCATCGGTGAACCAACCGGCCTGTTCCATGACCCGCCGAGCGTCCTCCACGGTGAGGTGCCCATACGTCGTGGTCGTCGTCGCCACGTGCGCATGTCCGAGCAGATGCGCGACCACCTCGATGCTGACTCCGTCGCGCAGCAGCCGGGTTGCGGCCGTGTGTCGCAGCCAGTGCGGGTCGAAGTCGATCCCGGTCCGCCGGCGCAGCCGCCGCACCAGGTCATAGACCGCGGCGTAGGTCAGCGGATGCCCCTGCGGACGGCCCCACAGGTTGACGAACACATAGTCGCTGTCCAGATCGCCGTACTCAGTGTGAAGGTAGTCGGCGAACAATCGGATCAACGCGCTGCTGACCGGGATCGTGCGGACGGTCTGTGACTTGGCGCGCGCGCCATTGGCGTTGTCGCGTCGCCGCACCGTTACTTCATGCTCAGCGGAGGCGATGTCGTTGTGCCGCAAACCAAGTACCTCGCCGATCCGCATCCCTTCTCCGGGGTTTCCTGACCTGTTGCGGGACGTTGCTCGATCTACATGATCGGGCGGGTTGCTCGGCGTTTCTCCGGGGGTGTGGTGCTCGTGGCTGGTAGTTGTTTGTGACTGTCGGCCCGAAAGTGAGAGCCCATGCGAGTATTCCCGGTGAGTTTGCCGTCCGGGCAACGGTATTGGACGGTGCTGGATGAGGACCTGCAGGTGGTTGATGTCGCCGATGCGTATCTGCGGCATCTGCGGTTCGGCCACGACGCGGCCGAGTCCACGACGAAGGCGTATGCGCATTCGATCGCGTTGTTCCTGCGCTGGTGTGCCCGGTCGGGCCGGTCCTGGCAGGCCGGTGTGGAGGGTTTCGCGTTGTTCATGACGTGGCTGGCTCACGCCCGGTCATCGGTCGATGACGCCGCGAGCGTGGTGGTGGCCGGACCTGGCGCTGCTGCGGTGCGGGGCCCGTCGCGGATCAACGGGGTGCTGACCGCGGTGCGGGGCATGGTGGTGCACGCGGTGGCGACCGGCCACGGCGCGGCGGGGCTGGTGTCGATGCTGTATGAGGTCGCCGATGACCGGGACCTGCCGGCGGAGGCCCGCGGCGAGGACGGGCGGATGGCGTGGCGGATGCGGGCCCGGCATCGGCTGCGGGAACCGGAGACGACGATCGATCGGGCCAGCGACGAGCAGATCGTCGCGCTGCTGCGGGCGTGCCGGTCGGCGCGGGACCGATTGATCGTGTTGTTGATGGCGCGGGGCGGGTTGCGCCGCGGGGAGGTGTGCGGGCTGCGGCGCAGCGATGTGCACCTGCTGGTGGACTCGCGGCGGCTGGGCTGCGATGTCGAGCGCGCGCATCTGCATGTGGTGCGCCGAGACGACAACCCGAACCAGGCCTGGGCCAAGTCGCGGCGGGAGCGGGTGGTGCCGCTGGATTTCCTTGTGGTGCAACTGTTCGACGTCTACGAGTTCGAACGCATGCGTGTCACCGGCGCCGCCGACAGTGACTTCGTGTTCGTTAACCTGTTCCGCGGCAGGATCGGTGCGCCGATGCGGCCGGATGCGATCGGCGAGTTGATGGCCGCGGCGTCCCGGCGGGCCGGACTCGACGTCGCGGTGCGGCCCCACCAGTTGCGACATGCCTTCGGCAGCAACGTTGTTGATGCCGGGGCCGGGATCGATGTGGTCGCCGACCTGATGGGCCACGCCGCGGTGTCCTCGTCGCAGGTTTACCTGCATCCGGACTCCTCCCGGCTGCGGGCCGCCGTGGATGCGGTGCCCAGTCCCCGCGAGCAGGCCCAGGTGACCCGGTGACCGCCGTGGGGCTGGCTGAAAGAATCGCGGTCGAGCAGGACTGCGGCGAGTCCCCGCACGTGTTGGACGGGGTCGTGGTGATCGGCACGGCCGCGCGGCTGGCGAGGATGCTCGACCGCAGGTTCTTGGACGAGGCGGGGTGGGATCCGCGGACCAGGGTGTTGTCGTTGCTCGCGGAGCATCGATTGTTGGGCCGGACGGTGTGCCGGGCCGAGGGATGCCAGAACACCGTGCAATCCGGTCTCACGGTGTGTCATCGGTGCTGCACGCGCCTGACTCGGCGGGGAATGAACACGGCCGAGATCGCCGCTGCCGCATGCCTGCCCGCCGAACCCGCGTCCGCGACGCGGTGCGCGGTGCCGGGATGCCGGTGTGTGCCGACGGTGCGGCACGCGGTGTTGTGCGAGCCGCACGCCAAGAAGTTCCGCCTGCGGCGACCGCCGGTGTCGATGCAGCAGTTCCTGGCCGACCCGCGAGTGCGGCCGTTGCCGCCGATGCCCGCGTGCGCGGTGGCCGCGTGCACCCGGCCCGCCGACAGCGCGCGCGGCTACTGCAACACCCACTACCAGCGCTGGCGTAGCGCGCTCGGTACCAACCCTGAGTTCGATTCGCATCGGTGGCAAGCCCAGGAATCGGGTGTGGCCGAGTGCGGGCGGGTGAACCTGCGCGCGCTGCCGGTGCTGGTGGTGGTCGAGGTGCTGTTCGGCGTTCAGCAGCGCGTCCGGGGCGGGGCGAAGATCACCGAGGTAGAGCTGCGGGTGCTCTGCGACGGGCTGCGCCGGCGACAGGCCGCCTCGATCACCACCGACCGGGCCGAGATCACCCGCAACAAGTCCGTGCGGTCGCTGCGGAGCGCCCTGACCCAGCACGTCCGGCGGGCTCTGGCCGATCCCGGCAGCGAACAGGCAAAGGACACATGGGATCTCGCGGTCTTCGGCCATCGCGGGTCTTTGTCGTTCACCGGGATCGGCCAGGCCTGGCTGGCCCAGTCCGTCAAGCGGTGGGCAGCAGAACAACTCCCGCGCCACCGAGGTCGCGGCGCCGCGAGAGTGCGCGGCAAGATCAACGCGCTGCGGCTGCTGTCGGAGTTCCTCGGCCGCAGACCCGATGGTGGACTCGTCGCTTCGGCGTTGGGCCGCAGCGACATCGAGGATTTCCTCAACCGACTCGCTTATCTGGAGTCCGTCGGCGAGATCAGCCGATACCGGCGCAACGGCATCTGCCGTGACATGCGCGAGGTGCTGGCCGGGATCCGCGCCCTCGGCCTGACCCGGCCGGGGCAGACAGCCGCCGGACTGGCCGGCGATTTCGCCATCGAGCGCGGCGATATCCCCGCCGAACCCGAACGCGGCGAACCCGGCCGCGACCTGCCACCGGAGGTCCTGGCCATCCTGTGCGCCCACCTCGATGCCCTCGAACCCGTCGAGGTGCGGGTCGCCACCCAGATCGGCATCGACACCGGGCGCCGGCCCGAGGACATTCTCGCCTTGCCGTTGAACTGCCTGCACCGCGACAAGGACGGATCGGCGGTGCTGGTTTACGACAACGCCAAGGCCAACCGTCTCGGACGGCGTGTGCCGATCGGCGAAGCTACCGCGAAAGTCATTGCCGCTCAGCAGGACCGGGTGCGGGCGATGTTTCCTCACACCCCGCCCGCAGAACTGACACTGCTGCCCACACCACGCCGCAACCCCGAGGGGCGAAAGCCGATCAGCATCGATACGCTCGACAACCGGCACCGCGAGTGGATCTCGACCCTGCCCGTGTTGCGCACCCGCGACGGGGTCGAGGTCGACAAGACCAAGGTCACGCCCTATGCCTATCGGCATTGTTATGCCCAACGTCACGCGGATGCCGGGGTGCCGATCGACGTTCTGGCCGAATTGCTCGATCACCGTAGCTATTCCATGACCCGGCGCTACTACCGCATCGGCGAGGACCGTCGCCGCGACGCCGTCGACACCGTCACCGCGCTCAGTTTCGACCGGCACGGCAACCGGATCTGGCGTGACGCGCGCATGCTGCTGGAATCCGAACGCGCCCGCCACGCCGTCGGCGAGGTCGCCGTCCCCTACGGCACCTGCACCGAACCCACCAACGTCAAGGCCGGCGGCGGGGCCTGCCCGGTCCGGTTCCGCTGCGTGGGCTGCGATCACTTCCGCACCAACATCGCGTTCCTGCCCGACCTGCAGGCCTACCTCGATGATCTGCTACGCACCCGGGAACGGCTGGCCGCCACCATCGACGGGGTCGATGACTGGGCCCGCGCCGATGCCACCCCCACCGACGAGGAGATCACCCGCATCCGGCGGCTGATCAACCGCATCAAAGCAGACGTCGCCGACCTCAACGAGACCGAGCAAGCCCGCATCGACGACGCGATCGCTATCGTGCGCCGTCACCGCGCGGCCCACACCGTCCCGCTGGGCATGCCCAGCCTCACCCCACCCGCACCGACAACCATCGCCTCGGAGGCCACCGCATGACCACCACCGCTACCACGTCGAATCACACACCCGCACAATCCGTCTCGTCGACAACACGCACCCGATCGATGCTTGACGGCCGGCGCGACGACTCGATGCGCCGACGCCGGCGCGTGCTGGCCGCGATCGACCAAGCCGCCGCCGCCGGCGACCGGCTCAGCGCCACCGCGATCGCCCGCGCCGCCGCCGTTGACCGCACATTCCTCTACCGACACCCCGACCTGCTCGAGAAAATCCATGCGCTGCAAGCAGATCCAGTCCCGAGTGAGCACACCGGCCCTGGGGTCACCCGAGCCTCACTGCAGGCCGATCTGCTCGCTGCCCACGAACGCGCCGCCCGGCTCGGCGCGCGCATCCAGCAGCTGGAGAAGCGGCTGTCCGAAGCGCTCGGTGAACAGACGTGGCGCGAGTCCGGGCTCGGCGCCCGCACCGATATCGACGCCCTCCACCAGCGCATCAGCCAGCTCGAGCAGCACAACCTCGACCTTAAGCAACAACTCGACGAACGCGAGGAAGACCTCGCCGCAGCCCGGGCGGCCAACCGCGAACTCATGGCCCGACTCAACACACCAACCCGGCTGCGATGACACGCGCGAGTCTGCTTGCACCACACCTGTTGCGGTGGATAGCATCTCCGACATCAGCTTCTGAGCTGCACAAACTCAGAGAATCACGCTGGCGCACGGGGGCCGAGCCCTGGAGAACATCCCGGTGTCGTAGAGCACGGCGAAGAGCAATCGGTCCCGCAACCGGCCGCAGCCGTCCAGGATCGCCTGCACCTCGTCCGGCGACAGCACCCGCGGCAGCTTCTTCGGCGTCTTCAACGCGATCACCCGCCTCGACCTCGGCGTGCCCTTGCTGATGTGGTGCAGGAACGGCTTCCAACCGCCGCGCGCGCCGCCGACCTGCCACGAGGTCAGCAGCTCACCGACATCCACCCCATCTCGTGCAGCGTGGGTGTAAAACGCCCCGACGGCCGAAAGTTTGCGGTTTACAGTCGATTCCGTGCAATGATGCGGCACCGACGGCAACACCGCGACCTGCCCATGCCGGGCCTGCAGCGGAAGCCGCAGCCAGGCCACGAACTCACCGAGATCGTCGAGCCGAACGCCCCGCCAGTCCAGACCACGCTCGGCGAGAAAACCGAACCAGTCCTTGAGATCGTGCGCGTATGCCTTGACCGTGTTCGGTGATCGCTCGATGTCGGTCAGATACGCCAGATACCGGTCGACCGGCGCTACCGGAGCATCGTCGTCGCCGAGAACGGTCCACGACTCACGCAACGAGACCGGCGAGATAACTCGTGCAATCTGAGTTGCGTCCAGCAGAGTGGTGTACGAGCCGGTGATGACCGGCGTGTCGTAGCCGGATGAATGAAGGTCATCGCGTGATTCTTCGAGGGACCGACCAAAGTCACTCGAGCAAAGGAATCAACGCGATGACCATTGCCCACGATATCGACCTGTCTGCCGTGCTGGCCGAACGACTCACCACCACGCACCCTGATGTGCTGCGCGAGTTGTTGGCCGCCTTCATTCACGCCCTGATGGGCGCCGAAGCCGACGCGGTGTGCGGTGCCGGCTACGGCCAGCGCAGCAGCGAGCGCACCAATTCCCGCAACGGGTATCGGCACCGCGAGTTTGACACCCGCGCAGGCACATTGGATCTGGCGATTCCCAAGCTAAGGCAAGGTTCGTACTTCCCGGACTGGCTGCTGGAACGGCGCAAACGCGCCGAGCGGGCCCTGACCACGGTGGTGGCTACCTGCTACCTGCTGGGCGTTTCGACGCGGCGGATGGACAAACTCGTCGAGACTCTGGGCATCACCAGCTTGTCGAAGTCCCAGGTCAGCGTGATGGCCAAAGAGCTCGACGCCGCGGTCGAGGCGTTCCGGACCCGGCCACTGGATGCAGGCCCGTACACGTTCATGGCTGCTGACGCCCTGGTGCTCAAGGTTCGCGAAGCAGGCCGGGTGGTCAACGTGCACGCGCTGATCGCCACCGGGGTCAACGCCGAGGGCTACCGCGAAATCCTGGGCATCGACGTCACCACCGCCGAGGACGGGGCCGGCTGGCTGACCTTCCTGCGGTCGCTGACCGCCCGCGGCCTATCAGGGGTCCGTCTGGTCACTTCCGACGCCCACGCCGGTCTGGTGGCCGCGATCGGCGCCACCCTGCCTGGGGCATCGTGGCAACGGTGTCGCACCCACTACGCCACCAACCTGATGGCCATCACTCCGAAATCATCGTGGCCGTGGGTACGCACACTACTGCATTCGGTCTTCGATCAACCTGACGCCGGTTCCGTTGCAGCCCAATATGACCGCATCATCGACGCACTGGCCGACAAGCTCCCCAAGGTCGCCGACCACCTCGAAGACGCCCGCGCCGACCTGCTCGCCTTCACCGCCTTCCCCAAACAAATTTGGCGGCAGATCTGGTCCAACAACCCACTATCCGTTAACCGGCTCTCCGGGGACACGGTTCGGGCTGCAGCGTGAGGTTCACGCACAAGCGCTGAGCACGGATGGATGCTGTCTGCATCTCGGTGGGGGAAGGCGGAGCGGCGATGCGGGTACTCAAGAGCGACAGCGGATATGTCCTGGAGGGCGACTGGGACGGGCAGGACGCGGTGAACGCGTTTCTCAACCATTTGGCGGGACGGGGGTTCAGCGCGGCCACGGTGCGGGCCTACGCATTCGACGTCGCCAATTTGAGCCGGTTCCTCGTCCAGCAAGCGGTCGGGCTCGCCGCGGTCGATGCGCCGTTGGTGTTCGACTGGATCGACTGGCAAGGCGTCCGCCGAACGGACCAGCCCACCGGCGGTCACCGCTCGTCGACCCCGCCGGCAGCTTCGACGGTGAACCGCCGGGTCGCGGCAGTGCGCGCGTTATTCGAGTATCTGGTGATGACCGGTGTCTGCACCGACAATCCGGTGCCGTCGCCGCGGCGGGGACAGGGGCTGCGCCAGTCGCAGCGGGGGTTGCTCGGTCATCTGGGTCCCGGGCGTGCACGCAGTGGCGGTAGGTTGGTGCGTCAGCCGCAGCGTCTTCCGGAATCGTTGTCCACCAACGATGTCGACGCGTTCCTGGCGACACTGGCAACGCACCGGGACCGGGCGATGGTGCTGGTGATGCTACTCGGAGGGCTGCGTTCGGCCGAGGCGCGTGGCCTGCTGCTCGCCGACGTCGATATGGGCCGGCGCCGGCTTCGGGTGATCGGCAAGGGCGGCAAGGAACGTCATGTCCCGGTCGATGCGGCGTTCTTCACCGAGCTCGCCGCCTACCTGCGATGGGAGCGGCCGCCGGGGTTGGCGACGCCGCAGTGCTTCGTAGTGCTGCGCGGCCCGACGACCGGTGCACCGGTCAGCGAGGCCGGGCTGCGCAGCCTGTTCCGTCGGCACCGGGAGACCTCTGGCGCCACAAGAGTCCGCCCGCACCGTTTACGGCATACCTACGGCACCGAATTGTCGGCGGCCGGAATCGATCTGCTGGCGTTGCGGGCGTTGATGGGGCATGTCTCGCCGGAGACCACGGCCCGCTACGTGCATTTGTCGATCGAGCAGCTCGCCGCCGAATACGGTGCTGCTCGTGCGACGTTGGCCGGAGCCCGGCAGTGACCACGGTGTTGGTCGGCCAACCCGTAGGCGCCGACGAGGTGGTGGCGGATTATCTCGACCACGTCGCCACCCTGGGTTTGAGCGGGCGGGCGGTACGCGACCGGATTCGGATCGCTCGCGACTTCACCGCACGCCACCGCGACCTGCACGCCTGGATGACGCTGCCGGCAGCCGAGCGGATCGCCGAGATACGGGACACCGGGGCGTGGCCGCTG from Mycobacterium kubicae includes these protein-coding regions:
- a CDS encoding tyrosine-type recombinase/integrase, whose translation is MRVLKSDSGYVLEGDWDGQDAVNAFLNHLAGRGFSAATVRAYAFDVANLSRFLVQQAVGLAAVDAPLVFDWIDWQGVRRTDQPTGGHRSSTPPAASTVNRRVAAVRALFEYLVMTGVCTDNPVPSPRRGQGLRQSQRGLLGHLGPGRARSGGRLVRQPQRLPESLSTNDVDAFLATLATHRDRAMVLVMLLGGLRSAEARGLLLADVDMGRRRLRVIGKGGKERHVPVDAAFFTELAAYLRWERPPGLATPQCFVVLRGPTTGAPVSEAGLRSLFRRHRETSGATRVRPHRLRHTYGTELSAAGIDLLALRALMGHVSPETTARYVHLSIEQLAAEYGAARATLAGARQ